A portion of the Cryptomeria japonica chromosome 5, Sugi_1.0, whole genome shotgun sequence genome contains these proteins:
- the LOC131042943 gene encoding LIM domain-containing protein WLIM1 — MAFAGTTQKCKACDKTVYLVDQLTADNSVYHKACFRCHHCKGTLKLSNYSSFEGVLYCKPHFDQLFKRTGSLDKSFEGTPKPLRNDKSVDSENKTPSRISALFSGTQDKCVACGKTVYPLEKVAVDGTAYHKPCFKCSHGGCVISPSNYVAHEGRLYCRHHHSQLFREKGNFSQLAKGTPISTPVKGVTENTAEE, encoded by the exons ATGGCGTTTGCTGGTACAACACAGAAATGTAAGGCCTGTGATAAGACTGTATACTTGGTCGATCAATTGACAGCTGATAATTCTGTTTATCACAAGGCATGCTTTCGATGTCATCACTGCAAGGGCACATTGAAG CTTAGTAACTACTCATCATTTGAAGGAGTTCTCTATTGCAAGCCTCACTTTGACCAGCTTTTTAAGAGAACAGGAAGTTTGGATAAAAGTTTTGAAG GGACTCCCAAACCATTGAGAAATGACAAGTCCGTTGACAGTGAG aaCAAAACACCCTCTAGGATCTCTGCACTTTTTTCTGGCACACAAGATAAATGTGTTGCCTGTGGAAAGACTGTGTATCCACTCGAGAAG GTTGCAGTTGATGGCACTGCATACCACAAACCTTGCTTTAAGTGCAGCCATGGTGGTTGTGTCATAAGCCCCTCAAATTATGTTGCACATGAAGGCAGGCTTTACTGTAGACACCACCATTCTCAACTCTTTAGGGAGAAAGGTAACTTCAGCCAGCTTGCAAAGGGTACACCCATAAGTACACCCGTAAAAGGGGTGACTGAGAACACAGCGGAGGAGTAG